DNA from Quercus lobata isolate SW786 chromosome 1, ValleyOak3.0 Primary Assembly, whole genome shotgun sequence:
TGATGCATCTGTGTATTTGGAAGTACTTCTGCAAATATTGCCACTAGGTGTTCTGTCTGTAAACACAAATacagaatgaaaaataaaaataagttgattATTTGTTTCTAATCCTACCAGAAAACAAAGAAGTATGTATACTTAAATATGTGATGAAAAGTTTACTTACATCCTTCTTGTCAAATGGTGTTAAGAAAGGATCTCTGACACTAAGGCCAGAAACAATAGTCAATACTGGATCCAGGCAATTGAAGATGGCCCCTAAGATGAGCATCTTTCCAAGTTTTGGCTCCACTGGAAGCATAGTCAAATAGCGTCCTGTCAAGTGACCAAAATTGCATGAGGCTATATTCtagaaataaaatcttaaataaaacAGAATTtaggagaataaaaaattgatagataaaaattagatttctcTACCCACCCAAGACTGTCAAACCTTCGTTCTCATCCAGGGCACCAATGATTTTTAGATAATCAATAGCATTTTGAACCTACAAACCAATTCCAAtcaaaccaaaatgaaaaaagtagTAGACATCCAAAAAATCACATGCATGAAAAGAAGGTGATAGAAGGTGCACTGATAGTTGcccccaaagaaaaataaaaagaaaatcaacccCTCTAGGTATAACAtgttaatttcaaaataagattggaaagaaaaatatcaaaatgacaGTTACCGCAAGTAATTCTGGTGACTGCAAAGCCCTAGAAAGGAACTCAGAAATACTCCCAAGTTTCAAACTTTTTATTTGCAGACAAAGAGATTGCAAAGGTGTCCTTAAAATTTCTGGCAATTGATACTCTGCAAAAGCATTGTATACACATCTAGGATAGAGATGGTAACACTCTCCAGGTTGAACACGGCCAGCTCTTCCTCTTCTCtataacaaacataaacacgGACAAACAGAACatatttaatcaaaattaaCTTTCCAAAAACTCAACATGCAGCAAGACAGACAAAgttctataatttgttatgtaaGGCCCCTACAACTGAAAACAAAGCAAACTGCAAAAGCCAAACCTAAGATATCTACATCAGATCAGAAACATAGAGGAAAGAGCATTCTATAAGCACTAAAATATCtcatccctcatggcatgccaAATATAATGTCAACTAGAGAACTGAACTCCATTGTGATATCTTTCTATATTGCAAAAgtagtttgagagagagagagagccattCATTTGGATATTCTATGTACATAAAATTGTCATTTTAATCTATTGTCCATATGATCATAACttaatttgaacattttatatgCAGTCCAGCTAGAATAACCCCTCTTAGTCAcgatatacacacacaaacatattTGATGAGTAAGTCTGGCCCAAAGGGAAGGGTGGGAAAGCGAAGATTCGAGAGTGATGTCCGTTTCATGAGGCAGCCTAGCCAACTATGCAGCACCTTGAGGTTCttcaaatgaaatataaaaCTTATATGTTCTACCTCATAAAGATTTAGGTAAGGATTGATGCTAGTCATGAACCCTGAGCATAAAACTACAGAGAATTGCGGAACTGTACTTTCTTTGTTTATAGTAGAGGGAAAGTTCATTGGCCCTTATACCATTTTAGCCAAGTATAATGCCATTTCACACTAGCATGCTTCAAGTCCTTTCAACACAATGGAAACTTTACAGAAAGTGGACGgctaataagaaaaaaaatcataaataccAGAATCCAATATGAgtgaacaacaaaaatttatcaaagaaTACCTATGCAGTGCCAACGCATCTCTATCCTAAGGATCAAACTTTCAGCAAGAATATAACCTTACTTGTTGAGCAGAAACCTTCGAAATCCAGGAAGGGAGCAAACAAGGAGTGTTATTCAATGCATCATAAGAAGTCTCTTTAGCCTTTCCACAGTCAAGAACAAATACAACATCATTAATGGTGATACTTGTTTCAGCAATATTAGTAGCAAGAACAATTTTCCTCACTCCATCTTCAGGCTCATCAAATATTAACCTCTGCAAGCATTCCAAATCAATTATATTTGCAATAATAAACACAGCAAAAAAAACACAAGTGAAATCTGGCattagaatataaaatttatacatagCAAAATCACCTGCTCTGAACTGGCCATAGACCCATGACATGCTAGCAACAAAACTTGGCTTGGATCGCCTAATAGAGGATGACCTTGCAGCTTATCTTTCAGAGAACTTATGTCATCCCAGCCAGTCATAAAAACTAGGACCGCACCAGGCTTCTCATTTTCACATATATAGCATAAAAGATACTCTATGAGATTAAAACCAATACATTCAGGATTCCAACATGACAAAGACTCCCGAGTCTGGGGTCTATACTCCTTAAAATCAGCTGCTCCGAGTGCATCCTGAtaacatatttcaaaaatgaaaattaaaatacacGCAAAAGTTTGAGCAATAGTAGGCATATAAAAATTTGCATACCTCAACAACAGAAGCAATTTGgcttttcctctttcttggtGCTTGTTTGCTCATCTTCCACATCTTTTCTTGACCATAATCATCGATTTGGTTGTATGGTGTCAATTTGTAACCAGTCATTTCCAAAATATCCTCTAGGAAATGAGTCCGGACCGGGTATGTAAAGCCctaaattagaaagaaaaaaggggaaagaGAGATCTGAGAATGGGAAAGTcctaaaattatcaaaatctgCACTGTGAAATAAGCTTCAGGAAACAAACTGAGACTGAGGGTTGGCAAGACTGAGGGTTGTTTACCAGAcagttaaaatttaaagattaaTTAAAGAGTCATGCCCAGCCTGAGGCTGTGGTGCACCAAACACCCCCCTAAAGGTATTAACACCCAAATTAAATCAGCTAAATCCTATTAATACAAAGATTAACAAGCTTGATTGGTCTTGAACTTTTAATTATCATGTTAAAAGCATTGTGCAAGACACATCCTCataaaatagtatataagaaaatgaataaGAAACAATATATTACAGTAgttacacatacacatatacgCATACACACACAGAGTGATATAACATGACTAGCACCTGCATTCTATTATTATCATCAGATAGTAGTCACTGCATTACACACAATGCCAATTCTAAAGCCCCACTAACAGCTGATGATGTATGTAAAAAGGTGAaccaaaatatttcaaagaagTTGGACTACAAATCTTATCTGCACAACCAATATGTTTGCttccaaaaaatgaacaaactAAATCCTCCTGATTACAACTCAGAATGCATCATAAGGAAGTCACCTCCAACCAAGCAAGCTACTCAATCAGACCTTGACACTCAAACTACATACAAAATATATCCCTGACTTGGCTACATTCAGTTATTATATAAtagataataacaaaaaattaaaatatagaagCGACTCAAACAAGAGAAAGGAGATCCAAAAACAAATGATACAGTAATATTAGCAAAtcctttaagaaaaaagaactctaaaacaaattttaatatctAAATAATATGCCTTCTGGAAACAAAGATAGATCATCCAAATTTCAAAAGATAAATCACCGGCATGCACATTGTCAGAAGGTCAAATCCACCTATCAGTTCCTGATGTggcttaaaggaaaaaaagggggaggggggggggggtggagatAGAGAAATGACTTATTCTTactgatccaaaaaaaaaaaagacttattcTAATGAAACCTTCATGCATAAAGAGTAGGGATAATACAGCTAATAACCACAacttaaaattagaaaaagataaGTGTAACAACAAAAGATATGGAAATTGTGAAAACAAGGGTggtaacatgcatatcaaaattttatcacCATTCAATCATGGAAACAAGGAACAATATTCAAAGCTGAATCAGATAACATTGCTCACTAAAATTTCTGACATACTGGGATGTGAATTATCTGAGCTCCACCAAAGTAGGACGAGAAATGCTCTGCATCAAGGGTTGCACTCATCAGAATCAGCCTAAGCTCTGGCCGGCGAGGAAGGAGATCTTTTAGGACAATAAGCAGAAAATCTGCCATCAAATGTGTATCACATTTAGAAATCACACCTCATAGTTTCAAAGTCAGAACCTTAAATCAACTCCAGATAGTTTCAAAGTCAGAACCTTAAATCAACTCCAGATTTTACCTTCATTCATTCCACGTTCATGAATCTCATCCACGATAACATGAGTTACACCTTTTAAGTTTCTATCAATTAGCAATCTTCTCAACAAGATGCCAGTGGTGCAAAAGAGAAGGTGGGTATCCCTCCCTTTCATACCTTCCAAACGAACTTTATATCCAACCTGCAAAAAAAGGAAGACAAGAAAAAACACCACGAAATGAATTTCACATGAAAGGGTAGGAAGGAAAAGGACTGACAACTGCAGGTATTCCAAGGAAATTGCATTTAAAAGGTAAACTCACAGATTCACCCAATTTCTCCCCTCTCTCTGAAGCAACTCTTTCAGAAACAGACATAGCAGATATTCGTCTTGGCTGCGTACATATAATGCTACAAACAGCTCCATGAACAGATTCTATCTCTGATTCCAAAATGAATTGGGGAATTTGTGTGGTCTTGCCACAGCCAGTTTCACCAGAGACAATAATAACCtgtataatagaatttttttttgatgagtaaCGTAACAAATTCTATTGAAGAGGcttaaatacatttttatatGGAAGAATAGATGCTAATTTGATGCAGTTATAACACATCCAACTCCTTTTGGGAAGTATAAGTACGGTAGACATAGTTGCATGAGATAGTAGTATATTAATATCTCTATAAATTATGTCAACACCAGTAGCATCATAGGATATACAGCCCATGTAACTGGCAAAGATGGACTTCTTCACATATACCCTATTTTGCATAGTAATCTTTTAAGATAAATCATTGGAGACTAAGGGAGAAATAATTTTGATGGAGGTcataaacacacataaaatTATTGACACCAGAGTTCAACTTTTTAGCCAACTATTTAGCCTGTTCCCACACAAGTTCACTTGGTAAAAAAACCAGACTAAACCTTAACATAAATTACATGTTTTTCCACAAGCAACTCCTAATTTGTTGCATCATCTGCTTTCCAATCAGCATATTTAGAGTTCGTAAAAGGGGGACAAGTAAtcaaatagtgaaaaaaaaattcttcctaATAGGAAGACCTCCAACAGCTTAGGCCCACTGTGCATAGCCACTCTTACTCCCATTAAGACAAATGGTAATAGAGACTATCAAGAGACAACAAGAAATTTGGTTGGATACCGTCTTTTGAGACTATATCACCACTCAATCTATGAAGAGTATATGTAGTAAACCAACAAGATAACAACTGACCCACACTGACAAAAGTGAACAGATTTAACTACAAACAGTACCAAAGGGAGCAACATACTCAGAACAGCAAGAGATATCAACCACTTCTTCATACATCAGAAAACCATTCACCAAATCAACAACAGACATAAACAACCCACAATGGcatcaataaagaaaaataaccaaCCATAACCACAACACAGAAAAAATGGCAAATGATAATTGACAAATCAACACATACCAAACCATAATCAAGCAATTAGTGCAAAAACATATCACATCAGCACCTTGGAAAGGATTTCAGACAATTTCTGACAGTCCGTGATACTCCTGAGGCAGTTCACAGCTGTGGGGATGGAGCATCAGACCGAGAACAACAGTCTTTTCGAGTTTCCAAATTTAGTTGACTCAACCCAAGACAATAGATGGGTTGGGTGACATTATTTTGAGGTCTTAGTGATGGCGGGATTTGTCGCCAAGTCCATCAACCTTGATGGGGCTGTCTTTAAAGAGTCGGGTGAGGCAGGTTTGGGCGTAATTGCTCGAACTTCTCAAGGGCTGGTCTTAGCTTCACTTGCTAAAAAGATCACTTTCCCTCCTTCAGTTGATGATGAAGAAGCGATGGCGGAAGCAAGGGCTATTTTCTTTGCTCAAGAGCTTGGTCATTCATCCTTTGTTCTTGAGGGAGATTCTAAGATTATCATCAATGCTTTGAGAAGTGAAGATGATTCTTTTGCCTCCAATGGCCATTTGCTTGCTTCTACAAAATCCCTCATAGCTTCCTTTGATAtggtttctttttctcataCTCGTAGACAAGGGAGTGTTGTGGCTCATAACTTAGCTAGACATGTTAGTGGTTTAATGGTGTGGATGGAGGAAGTTCCACCTCACCTTCGTGATGTTATCTTAGTCAATTGGGGCTAACTTTCTTGATTAATGATAGTCATCGtcttttttctataaaaaaataaaattaaaagtccATCAACCTGATCCATGGGGTTTTGAGAGTATTTTTGGTCATCGGCAACAGCAATAGAGGTTCTAGTTTTGTGGTCGCCAGTGATTGGGGGTCAAAGTTGACATCAAAATACCAGCATCAGCGCCATTACTACTCTAAACTCTAATAATGTATTAACTTTGGGAGTGTGCTTAGGGTTAATTAATACATTATCAAAACTTTACCTCTCACATGTGAATACAACACTTAACACCAGCGTAAacttaccccccccccctctctctcccccacaaaaataaaaataattatgagCACAGTTGTGTACTTGCATTGGACCTAAGCAAAAGTGTCTTacaaaaatcaaggaaaaaaaaaaggatggaaaAACACCCTACATTGTGATGCCAAAATATGGTTTATAGGAATTTgtgaaaatcaaataaaaagtgaccatcattacttatcaaaaataataacatctacctcttttagtcaaaaataataataataataataataataataaaaaagttaccaTTATTAGTCATTGTAAATGGCAAAAAATTTAATCAGTATCAATTTATTAATCTCCACAGTTCAGCACTAACTATAGGTTAGAGCATCTAGTTACAAGCATTAGGACCTGTTAATGGCATGAAATGAAGAGAGAATTCAAGGGTGGCTATGGTAAGAAttcttaccattttttttttttttaaattcagcAGTAATATGTAAGAATTTAATACCATGCAGGCCAAAAAGCCTTTTACTAAAAAGCaaatcaagagaaaaacaaattgataacTGATATATTGCATGTCATTATGATCGTCCTGTACCAGGAGCTTCATGCAATTTGTCATTAAAAAACTAAAGTTTGACACACCTGATTTCGTGAAACGGCTGTCAGTAATGTATTCTTCTCTTTATAAGCAGGGAGACTCCCACGAAACTCCAGCATTTTTCTACCTTCAGGAGATTcctataggaaaagaaaaagaaatatatatcaCAATGGTTCATTCCACCATATTTTTGACAGTGAAAGCAACAGCATgatttaaaatctgaaaaagatATGTTAAACAAAATCTGCGCACAAAGACATAAATTGTCTACATATTTTCCAACAACCTCAATCTATCTGTAAAGCCTCACGTAACAACCATTCTTAAGGGCAACAAATTGCCTTAACATCACCCAGACATCATGAGTACctaaataacaaagaaaaaggcTGCCTTATTTCTAACCCAACTCCAAAAAATGCATTTAGGTTAGTCTTGGGATTATATGGACCTAGGAACAATTAGTAAACCTGAAACCCACTTGATAAAACCACACTGCATCCAATGAAGTCCTCAAGCGACAGACCAGTAATCAAcccaattagtttttttttttttttttttttttttttgataggtaagtaATACAATCTAATTgatagagaaaaaactttttaagttCACAATGATGAAGTATCCACACAAAGGACcaggaaaaatacaaaaatcgATTGAGAAGtttaaataatttgttattaattatacttatttaactaaataaatcttCCTATggtataattattttttaaatattatatcaaatatttatatatgatttatataCTTCTAAAATAGCTTGTAAAGCAAACATCTCAGCAGGATGTCAATAGACCCTAACAATAGGGTCAGGTTTTTATATCTAGCATTTAGAATTctattttactctcttttttctgtGCATCCTGATCATCAGTTATGAATAAGTTAATGCTCAACCTGATTGCAAAAgtatactttaaaatttaaatcatgCCCGGCACATATGTGATATGTTGGAATTCAACCAGCAAAATTAACTAAGGgtagcaacaacaacaacaacaacaacaacaacaaaaaaaaaaattgaaaggaatcTTTTTGGTGCAGGTCCAGGCGAGCAGTGCAATATCAGATAAGTATTAAGTCTTCTTAGGCACGGGTCTCACAAGCAAAATTGCATCCTAAGACCTCAAACACCTTGACATACCCTAGCCACAAGCCAACGGAGCCATCCAACAAGGCAAACACAAATCAATAAAACTCATGGGTGAAAGTGAACACCAAGCAtgttaacaaataaaaaaaagcagtACAGAGTGCTTTGTAAACTACGTCATATGTCATACGTCGTACTCTGCTTCAAATTCAATTAAACCTGAAcctaaatttgaatttgtttcttATGTTGTCATTTGTTTCTTATGTTTTGGTCATTtgttaacactttttttttcttttttttttatataacataGTCCTTTGGACTTGCCTCTATCCAAACACCCATTtattagtttcatttttttttctttgagaggGTATCCACCGATTCCATTTATATAAGAAACAATTTGTTTGGCTTGTACATTTTAATCTGAAGGACATAGTTctacttggaatatcctccaacCCTGTGGCGATTATGAAAACTATCCATGTATATTAAATCATATGACTTATTACATTATTTTACAACAACAGAGCCTTAGTCCATATTTTTGGGACCTCCAGACCAGTTTGGAGGAATTATTCTACAACCCACTACGTGGAGACTGAAATGACCATCCACATATACATTTTAGTCACATAACCTATTTAATGAGTCACGTGACTTGTTTAAGTAATTTATCTTTGATTTGTTATTTGGCATGTTTTCTTTTACTGCTTTGCCTGACTTACTCGATCATTGTACTTATAACATTTAATTCTGGTGCATCTAGTGTACACTTCCTGTGTACATGGGTGGCGTGGCGCCCATTTTGATgaattttacttataaatatatatatatatatatatatatatattttaactagAGGACACCAAGAAGATTGTGCAAACTTCTTCACACTCTTTTGCCTTGATAAGAACAACTTTTTTCTGGCATCCTGTTTGTTTTATAAAGTAATACATAAAACTGCAGAGAACTTAGCTAAAGGAcactaagaaaaagaaaaaacttaaaaatagaGGTGGTTATGCAATACAATTTCAGGTAATATTTTATGCAAAGTACCCTGTCATACATGGGAAAGCCATCCATGCTTCTGAGTTCTGAAATAGAACTTTAAAAAGAGTTTTATCAACATAACATTGGAAAGAAGCATTGATATAACTTCTCAGGTTAAGAAGAACCTGCCAAGCTCGTTGCTGATCACGGAGTTGCAAACTTCGCCGTTGATGAATTTTCTCCATTACAGACTTACTGGCTCCTAGCGGCTCAGGCTGTTCAAAAAGCCCTTCATCAGTGGCAATACTACAGCTACTGTTTGATCTCGAAAATGATA
Protein-coding regions in this window:
- the LOC115974719 gene encoding DExH-box ATP-dependent RNA helicase DExH5, mitochondrial isoform X2 → MDGFPMYDRESPEGRKMLEFRGSLPAYKEKNTLLTAVSRNQVIIVSGETGCGKTTQIPQFILESEIESVHGAVCSIICTQPRRISAMSVSERVASERGEKLGESVGYKVRLEGMKGRDTHLLFCTTGILLRRLLIDRNLKGVTHVIVDEIHERGMNEDFLLIVLKDLLPRRPELRLILMSATLDAEHFSSYFGGAQIIHIPGFTYPVRTHFLEDILEMTGYKLTPYNQIDDYGQEKMWKMSKQAPRKRKSQIASVVEDALGAADFKEYRPQTRESLSCWNPECIGFNLIEYLLCYICENEKPGAVLVFMTGWDDISSLKDKLQGHPLLGDPSQVLLLACHGSMASSEQRLIFDEPEDGVRKIVLATNIAETSITINDVVFVLDCGKAKETSYDALNNTPCLLPSWISKVSAQQRRGRAGRVQPGECYHLYPRCVYNAFAEYQLPEILRTPLQSLCLQIKSLKLGSISEFLSRALQSPELLAVQNAIDYLKIIGALDENEGLTVLGRYLTMLPVEPKLGKMLILGAIFNCLDPVLTIVSGLSVRDPFLTPFDKKDLAEAAKYQFSRDYSDHLALVRAYEGWIDAERDLAGYEYCWRNFLSVQSIKAIDSLRKEFFSLLKDTGLVDGNTTSYNAWSHDEHLVRAVICYGLYPGICSVVHNEKSFSLKSMEDGQVFLYSNSVNARESKIPYPWLVFNEKIKVNSVFLRDSTAVSDSVLLLFGGTISRGETDGHLKMLGGFLEFFMNPTLADMYQNLRRELDELIQKKLLYPRMDMHTHHELLSAVRLLVSEDRCDGRFVFGRQVLKPSKPSVLETKTTLISRIESGPGGDNSKSQLQTLLTRAGYAAPTYKTKQLKNNQFRATVEFNGMQIMGQPCNNKKSAEKDAAAEALQWLMGGNQAGHEHLNHMSMLLKKSKKDHN